In Diaphorobacter ruginosibacter, the genomic stretch GGGGCGGCTGCTGCTGGTTCCGCGACGGCTACCAGCTCAGCAAGGGCATCGACCTGGAACTCACCGGCCAGGTCACGCCGGACCTGCAGGTCGCGGTGGGCTACACCTTCAACGACAACGTCGACAAGCGCGCCAATGATGCACGCTTTGCCACCATCACACCGCGCCATCTGCTCAAGGCCTGGGGCAACTACCGTTTCTCCGGCGAGTTGCGCGGCTGGAGCGCAGGCGCGGGCATGACGATGCAGAGCAGCACCTTCCGCAAGGGCACGCTGAACGCCTACAACCCCGAGACCGGCCAGTACGACGGCCCCTGGTCGGCCTATCAGTTCAACTCGCCGGGCCATGCCGTGTGGTCGGCGCGCGTGGGCTATGAGATCAACAAGCAGTGGAGCGTGGCGATGAATGTCTCCAACCTGTTCGACAAGACCTACTACAGCACGGTCGGCTACGCGGGCTACGGTAATTTCTATGGCGAAAAGCGTGCGGTGAACTTCACGCTGCAAGGCAGCTTCTGATCCATGAACGACAAGAAGACCCCAAGGCGTTCGGCCCCTTATCTTCAGCGCCTGCTGGGCGCGTCCCTGGGCGGCTACCTGCTCGCGAGCGCCTGGGTGGTGTTCTGCGGCGCCCTGTCTCGGCATGCCGCCGAGTCGATTCTCGCGGGCATGCAGGTCGGCCTCGTGATCCACGTGGCGGCGGCCATCTGGTCGTTCTCGCCCATGCCGCTTGCGCGCATGTGGCTGGGCCTGCTGGTGCCTGCCGCTCTGCTGCTGGCGGCTTCGGGCGTGCTGATGCACTGGAGGGGTTGAGATGAGCACAGACGCGTCATTGACGGGTGCGGGCACCGGAGGCTTTCGGCAGGCGCATGCGTGGCTGCACACCTGGTGCGGGCTTTGGTTCTCATGGCTGCTGTTCGCGGTGTTTCTCACGGGAACGCTGGCGGTCTTCGAGGAGCCCATCACCCACTGGATGACGCCGGAACACCATGCCGAGGAGGCCGCCGCGCAGCAGCTTGCAGCATCGGCGCCCGCCTCGGCCTCGCTGGCACAGCGGCTGGCCTGGGGGACCGACTACATGCGCGAGCACCACCAGGGCGCCGCGATGTGGGAGCTCTGGCCCTCGGACGCCACGGGCGCCGGCGACCTGCGCGTGTACTGGTTCGACAGCAACCGCCAATATGCCGCCGCGCAGTTGAGCACGCGGGACGGTTCGCCCATCCAGCCGGCGGCCACGCCGCCCGTGCGCGGTACGCAGGGCGGCCATCATTTCGTCACCTTCCATTACGAGCTGCATGCGGGCACGGCCGGGTTGTGGATCGTGGGTGTGGCGGCGCTTGCCATGCTGGTGGCCCTGGTGAGCGGCGTGATCACGCACAAGCGCATCTTCAAGGACTTCTTCACCTTCCGTGCACGCAAGGGACAGCGCAGCTGGCTGGACGCCCACAACGCGGTGGCGGTGCTGACGCTGCCTTTCCAGTTCATGATCGCGTACACGGGCCTGGCGCTCTCGGTGCTCACCTTCCTGCCTGCGGGCGTTGCCGTGTACTACGGCACGCAGAAGGCGGATCGGGAGCGCTTCGTGGCCGAGCTGAACGAGCCCGGCAAGCCCGAGGCCTCGGGCCGTGCCATGGAGGTTCCCGATCTGGAACCGTTCGTGCAGCGCGGCCAGACGCTGATCGGCCAGCCCGTGCGCGCCGTGGTGATCGACCATCCGGGCGATGCGGCTGCACGTATCGGCATCTATGGCTGGAATGAGGATGCCGACGCACACGGGCGGCTGAGCCCGACCACCGGCATGGCCATGTTCTCGGCCGCAACGGGAGAAGTGCTGCAGGTGCGGTTGCCCGGCGCCGTGGATGGCGGCACGCCCTCGCTTGCGCAGTCGGTGATGGGCGGCCTTCACATGGTGCCGTTCGGCGGCCTGGCGCTCAAATGGCTGTACTTTGTCTGCGGGCTCATGGGCAGCGCGATGATGGCCACGGGCGCGATTCTTTTCATGGTCAAGCGCCGGCATCGGCACCAGGGCGAGTTCGGCTCGGCGACTGCGCGCGTGTATCGCCTGATCGAGGGACTCAACGTGGCGGCGATCGCGGGCCTGGGCATCGCCTGCGTGGGCTACCTCTGGGCCAACAGGCTGGTGCCGCTGGGCATTGCGCACCGAGACGATTGGGAGATCGGCCTGTTCTTCGGCGTGTGGGGGCTGGCCGTGGTGCACGCATGGTGCCGCCCACCCCGGTCCGCATGGATGGAGCAACTGGCCGTGCTGGCCGCGCTCTGCCTGCTGTTGCCCTGGCTGAACCTCCTCACGACCGGCGAGATGCTTGTCACGCAGGTGCTGCACGGCGACTGGGAAAGCGCGGGCGTCGAGTCGGTGTGCATTGCCGCGGGTGTGCTGGCGATCTGGGCGTTGCGCTGGCTGAGGCATCCGGAGGGCCGTAACCAGCGAACTCCTCGCCGCGAAAAGCAAGGGGCGGCGACAGCCATGACGGCAGGTACGGCGACGGCGGAGGTGGCGGAATGAGCATTGTTCATGCGGCCTTGACGGCCCTGGCGCTGGCCTTCACGGGCATGTGCGCACTGGCCTTTGCGATGGACCGGCACCACGAGCAGTTGACCGGCCAGCGCTCCATAGCGCCCTGGCGCGCCGGATGGCTGCGCTGCGCGGGCGCGGCTCTGCTGGTGCTTTGTGCGCTGCCTGCTTTGGTTGTCTGGGGGGGCAGCGTGGGCACGGTGGCCTGGATCGGCTTCATGGGCGCGGGGGCCTTGCTGGCCGTGGTCGGTATCAGCTTGCACGCGCGCTGGGCGTGGCGAGTGGCCCTGGTGGTGCTTGTGGCGAGCACCCTGTCTCTTGTTTGTCTTGCATGGGTTTGACGGTCGATGAAGTTTTCATTTGCACACGGCGTGGGTCTTGAGAGGGCGGAGCCATGAGATTTTCCCGGGGGAAGGTCCTGGCGGCCTGTGTTTTGCTGCTCATCGGCACGGCAGCTGCAGCGCTCTGGTGGAACACGCGCGAACGCGTGGAATACACGACGCAGAAGGTCGAGCGCGGCCGTATTGAATCCACGGTGACGGCCATCGGCACCTTGCAGCCGCTGCGCTACGTGGATGTGGGCGCCCAGGTGTCGGGGCAGATCACCCGGCTGCTGGTGGCACCGGGCGCGGTGGTGAAAAAGGGCGACCTGCTGGTGGAGATCGATCCCAGCGTGCAGCGGGCGACGGTGGATGCGGGGCGGGCGCAACTGGCCAATCTGCGCGCGCAGTGGGCCGAGCAGCAGGCTCAGCAGCGCCTGGCCACGCAGCAACTGGCACGCCAGCGGCAGATGGCGGCCGACGAGGCCACGCGGCTCGAGGACCTGCAGACGGCCGAAGCCAACCATGCACAGGCCAGCGCCCGCATCGACCAGATCCGTGCGCAGATCGACCAGACGCAGGCCACGCTCAAGGCCGATGAGGCGCGGCTCGGGTACACGCGCATCTATGCGCCGATGGCGGGGACCGTGGTGTCGGTGGATGCGCGCGAAGGCCAGACGCTGAACGCCACCTACCAGACACCGGACATGCTGCGCATTGCAGACCTGTCGGGAATGACCGTCTGGACCGAGGTGTCGGAGGCCGATGTGCGCCGCGTGCAGCCGGGCCTGCCTGTCTATTTCACGACGCTGGGCGGGGCCGAGGAGGGCGACAAGGCGCGCCGCTGGCATGGCTCTGTGCGACAGGTACTGCCTGCGCCGCAGGTGCCCAAGGCGCAGGCGGGTGGCGCGGCCAAGCCGGCGACGGCGACCAAGGCGGTCACCTATACGGCGCTGTTCGATGTGGACAACGCCGACGGTGAACTGATGCCGCAGATGACGGCGCAGGTGGTGTTCATCACCGCGCGGGCGGAGAACGCGCTGATCGCGCCGCTGTCCGCGTTGATGCTCCAGGCGGAGGCCGTCACGGCACGGGTGCTGGATGCCGCCGGACAGCCGCAGACGCGTACGCTGCGCCTGGGGGCGCGCAGCCGGCACCAGGCCGAGGTGCTGGAGGGGCTGGGCGAGGGCGACCGCCTGATCCTGTCGGAAACCAAGGCGGGCGGTGCACTGCGGTGGCTGCAATGGTGAATGCCGGTCCTCCGCTGATCGTTCTTGAGGGCATCCGGCGTCGCTATGGCGGCATGGGCGGGCAGCCCGAAGTGGAGGTGCTGCACGGCATCGATCTGACCATCCATGCGGGAGAGTTCGTTGCCATCGTCGGACAGTCGGGATCGGGCAAGTCCACGTTGATGCACCTGCTCGGATGCCTTGACCGGGCGAGCGCAGGCTCGTACCACTTTGCAGGGCACGATGTAGCCGAACTCGATTCCGATGCGCTGGCCTGGC encodes the following:
- a CDS encoding PepSY-associated TM helix domain-containing protein, with the translated sequence MSTDASLTGAGTGGFRQAHAWLHTWCGLWFSWLLFAVFLTGTLAVFEEPITHWMTPEHHAEEAAAQQLAASAPASASLAQRLAWGTDYMREHHQGAAMWELWPSDATGAGDLRVYWFDSNRQYAAAQLSTRDGSPIQPAATPPVRGTQGGHHFVTFHYELHAGTAGLWIVGVAALAMLVALVSGVITHKRIFKDFFTFRARKGQRSWLDAHNAVAVLTLPFQFMIAYTGLALSVLTFLPAGVAVYYGTQKADRERFVAELNEPGKPEASGRAMEVPDLEPFVQRGQTLIGQPVRAVVIDHPGDAAARIGIYGWNEDADAHGRLSPTTGMAMFSAATGEVLQVRLPGAVDGGTPSLAQSVMGGLHMVPFGGLALKWLYFVCGLMGSAMMATGAILFMVKRRHRHQGEFGSATARVYRLIEGLNVAAIAGLGIACVGYLWANRLVPLGIAHRDDWEIGLFFGVWGLAVVHAWCRPPRSAWMEQLAVLAALCLLLPWLNLLTTGEMLVTQVLHGDWESAGVESVCIAAGVLAIWALRWLRHPEGRNQRTPRREKQGAATAMTAGTATAEVAE
- a CDS encoding DUF3325 domain-containing protein is translated as MSIVHAALTALALAFTGMCALAFAMDRHHEQLTGQRSIAPWRAGWLRCAGAALLVLCALPALVVWGGSVGTVAWIGFMGAGALLAVVGISLHARWAWRVALVVLVASTLSLVCLAWV
- a CDS encoding efflux RND transporter periplasmic adaptor subunit, yielding MRFSRGKVLAACVLLLIGTAAAALWWNTRERVEYTTQKVERGRIESTVTAIGTLQPLRYVDVGAQVSGQITRLLVAPGAVVKKGDLLVEIDPSVQRATVDAGRAQLANLRAQWAEQQAQQRLATQQLARQRQMAADEATRLEDLQTAEANHAQASARIDQIRAQIDQTQATLKADEARLGYTRIYAPMAGTVVSVDAREGQTLNATYQTPDMLRIADLSGMTVWTEVSEADVRRVQPGLPVYFTTLGGAEEGDKARRWHGSVRQVLPAPQVPKAQAGGAAKPATATKAVTYTALFDVDNADGELMPQMTAQVVFITARAENALIAPLSALMLQAEAVTARVLDAAGQPQTRTLRLGARSRHQAEVLEGLGEGDRLILSETKAGGALRWLQW